gaattttatttaacatacaCATAGATGCATATATGAATTCCACTGCTTTTATTggaagataattgattatagaAAATTCAACTCATAAAATTGGCTTCTTTCATATTCATATGCAGATTTGGCTTCTTTCGTACCCCTTTTACAAAAAGGTTAAGTTGTTCAGATTTAAAGATAtgttttgataatattatatacacttaaattatatatctgGAGTGTGAGGGACTGGCACTTTCATAAAGACATGTGATCAGGAAATGGTCTCATCAGAACAAGTGAATCAATAACAGCAAACTTCATCAAGCCTTAAGTCAAAGATGATCATACTGATGTTGGTTCATTCACGGTTTAATGCACCAAAATTAACATTCacacaatttaaaaattctGCTGCAGCAAATAATTCAAACCCGAAAGTGCTGAAAAGAGATGAGGTGAATTTGAACCAACAAATTTGTTTGCTGAATATAAACTGTTTTCACTGAGTTGTGTTGACAAATTCAAGCTATAGCAAAATTAAGCATGTTCAGTTCATTTTGCACTTCCATCAAACAACTCTAATactcaaattttgaattagtaCTTAGAACAGACTTGTAGAGATGAATTGATGTTCAAATCAGCAATTGAAATTTGCTCAAATAGCAGGAAAATGATTTTCGAATGGTTGCAAATGATATAAGTGCTCAACCACAATTAACACACAGACACGGCTTTATGAAAGCAATTTCAGGCTTTATAGCATTCATTCTAGACTTAGTTCAACAGAAGCTTTGGACACATTCATCAATAGTATTTTAATCCAAAAACAACCAATGAAACACTAAATTCAGAAAATCTGCAGCGTCAACACAGTTGCATTATTTTAAAGAACTCTACTGTATTTTCAAGTGCAACCAGTCAAGTATCATTGCAAGTCAAAATATGCCAAAGAAGTCTTCGTTAGTTAATTTACCTGGGGGGATGGATATCAGGTATTTATAAGCTTCTATGTTGACCTGTTTTATATTCAGCATTTCTCTCTCCCATGCCTGGGGGTACGTGCTTGTGGCAGCCTTCCACATCAGCGTCCTCAAAGTCTGACCAGGGAACTGTTTTCCAAAGTTTGCGTATAGGTGCCTCATGCAGAATCTTTGGTCTGCCTTAAGCAAAAGTTCCTCTATAGCGTGCACCAACCCCTAACcacaaagattaaaaaaaatcaaagtttcctcTATAGACAGTAAATTCATTATAATAGTGATAGTAACTGCAGAATCCAAAAGTGTACCTTCTGTTGGTCAGACATCCATGTGCACCTACCACACACTTCATTTCCTCCAAGATCTGCTATCAATAACTGCAGAAACCAACTCCATGTCTCTTTGTTCTCGACCTCAACAATGGCATATGCAAGGGGAAGCATTTGGTCATTTGGGTCCCTTCCAATTGCAGTGAGCAACTCTCCCTTATGCTGGCCTTTTAAAAAGCATCCATCTAAACATATAATTCGTCTACAACTCACAAAACTTTCCTTGCAACCTTTCAAGCAAACATAGAATCTTTTAAACACTGTCTCACCATTAACACTATCAACCTCCACCTTAACTGTTGACCCAGGATTAGACCTCAAAAGTTCATGTCCATAATCATGTATTCTTCTATACTGTTCTTTGAAATCTCCAATAAGTTGCCTTGTTGCCATCAACTTTGCCCTTCGGGCTTTGGAGATGGAAATCTTAGTATTCCATTTACGTAAATCTTTTTGTCGTATATCTTGCACCTTCAAGTTTGGATTGTCTTGTAAAAACCTATCTATTTCTTCACTCAACCACTTTGTATTC
This DNA window, taken from Vigna radiata var. radiata cultivar VC1973A chromosome 5, Vradiata_ver6, whole genome shotgun sequence, encodes the following:
- the LOC106760697 gene encoding uncharacterized protein LOC106760697, with product MTDYKWEVGTIFADKANFIEAIRTYVVHTGRALKFVKNDKHRVRVRCMGGQGKCPWTAYCGYLPTRPFWQLRKIMDTHSCSRQLNIKIMNTKWLSEEIDRFLQDNPNLKVQDIRQKDLRKWNTKISISKARRAKLMATRQLIGDFKEQYRRIHDYGHELLRSNPGSTVKVEVDSVNGETVFKRFYVCLKGCKESFVSCRRIICLDGCFLKGQHKGELLTAIGRDPNDQMLPLAYAIVEVENKETWSWFLQLLIADLGGNEVCGRCTWMSDQQKGLVHAIEELLLKADQRFCMRHLYANFGKQFPGQTLRTLMWKAATSTYPQAWEREMLNIKQVNIEAYKYLISIPPAMNYCNEDPKKFIPSCFTRTTYEATYAAMIYPINGQMLWEKTSFVDVLPPVIRKMPGRPKKKRKLEAWELTKDATQMNIGGHRKKCTICRKLGHNRSKYPLHPPITEPTCPSDSQTQIPNLQSPQPPQPTQESSAHSTPPIMRKKLPFKRRMN